Genomic DNA from Candidatus Koribacter versatilis Ellin345:
CGTCGCCGCTGCGGTCGCCAACGGTATCGCCGCCATGAAGCCGAAATTGCTGGGGGCCAGATGATTCCACGCCACCTGCAGATCATGGCCGCCATACTCCTGATCCTCGCCGTCGGCCTCGGCTACTACAACTACCGACTGAAGCACCGCGCCGAGCGCCGCCAGCCCAAACCCGCGCTCGCCGAGCTTCCTGTGGCTCCGCCCGTTTCCGGGCCCACGAGCACCGCAACTCTCTACGTGGCCGATGACAAAACCGGCCTGCTCACGCGTTCTTCCGTGACCATCCCGTTGCCGCCGGATAGCAGCGAACGGACTCAGCAGATCTTGCGCAACCTGCTCACCCTCTATCAAACCGCGCCGACGACACACAACATTGGCGAAGGTTCGGATGTGAAGAACGTTTACTTCGTGAAGAACGGCCTCGTGGTCGTGGACTTCAACGGTGCCTTTGCCGACAAGCATCCCAGCGGCATCCTCGCCGAAGAGTTGACGGTCGCTTCGATCGTCGCCACGTTGCGCGCCAATAACCCTCAAGTTGAAAAGGTGAAATTCCTGGTGGAAGGAAAAGACCGCGACACTCTCGCCGGCCACGCCGACCTCGCAACGCCGCTCGATGCCGTCAACTTCTCGCAAATGGTGAAGGACCTGCAATGAGTCGTCAGCGGCCCGTGATTGGAGTCTTCGACTCCGGCTTCGGCGGACTCACCGTGCTCCGCGAAATCGTCCGCCTCGTCCCCAATGCTGAATACCTCTACTTCGGCGACACCGCCCGTCTTCCCTACGGCACGAAATCCGCGGATACAGTCGCGCGGTATGCGTTAGGCGCTTGCCACTTCCTTGAGGGCCAGGGCGCCGAACACCTCGTCATCGCCTGCAACACCGCCACCGCCCTCGCCATGGACGCCATCGAAGCCAAGGCCAACGTTCCCGCCATCGGCGTCGTCGAGCCGGGCGCAAGCGCCGCGGCGGCAATCAGCAAAACCCGCAGCGTCGCCGTAATCGGTACCGAAGCCACAATCAGCAGCCACGCCTACCACCACGCCCTCGAGCGGCTCGGCATCAACGCTTATGAAAAAGCCACACCCCTTCTCGTCCCGTTAGTCGAAGAAGGCTGGACCGATCATCCCGTCACCAAGCAGGTTGCCGAAATTTATCTGCAAGACGCCTTTGTCCGCCGCGAGCAACGCAGCGACGTCCTCGTCCTCGGCTGCACCCACTACCCGCTGATCCGTCCGTTGCTGCGCAAAGTCGTCCCCAGCGACGTAGCGATCGTCGACTCCGCCGAATCCACCGCCAAAGCTCTCGCGAAAAAACTCGGCATCGCCCCGCCATCCGCCTCCGCCGCAGGCGCCACGCAAGCCGCCGGTGCACGCGCGCAAATGGCCCCCAGCGCCCCCGAACCCAAGGAAGGTACTCCCGACTTCCGCTTCTTTGTTACCGACTCAGTGCAGAAATTTCGTCGCTTAGGCTCAGGCTTCCTCGGCCATCCGGTGGACAACGTCGAGCATGTGGATTTGGGTGGCTAGGTCTCGTAATATCGCTCCTCACCCGCTATACTGCTGATCGCTCACGTGCTCCATCCAGTCGACGACCTTGCCATCGTTCTTCTCCTGGATCGCGATATGAGTCATCCCGCTGGTCGGCGACGCGCCGTGCCAATGCTTTTCTCCCGGCGAAAACCAGACCACATCGCCCGGACGAATTTCTTCCACGCTCCCGCCCCAGCGGCAAACCCGCCCCACTCCCGCCGTTACGATCAGCGTTTGTCCGAGCGGATGCGTGTGCCACGCCGTCCGCGCACCAGGCTCAAACGTTACACTCGCGCCCTGAACCAGCGCCGGATCCGGAGCCTGGAACAGTGGATCGATCCGCACACTCCCCGTGAACCAATCCGCGGGCCCCTTGGCCGAATGCTGCGAACCTGCTCGCCGAATCTCCATCTCTCTCATCCCCTCCGGTCGTTAGGGCAAATCGCTCTCGTCATACCCCGGCTTTTTGTAAAGCGTGCCAATGTTCGGCTTCACTTCAGCGAGATAGACCTTCTTCGCCCAATCGCCTGCCTTGACCTCTTCCATCGCAACCGAAACGGATTCCTCTCCGTAGTGCAGAATCTCCGTCACCGCTTTAGTAATGGCTTCCGCCAGACGCGTC
This window encodes:
- the murI gene encoding glutamate racemase encodes the protein MSRQRPVIGVFDSGFGGLTVLREIVRLVPNAEYLYFGDTARLPYGTKSADTVARYALGACHFLEGQGAEHLVIACNTATALAMDAIEAKANVPAIGVVEPGASAAAAISKTRSVAVIGTEATISSHAYHHALERLGINAYEKATPLLVPLVEEGWTDHPVTKQVAEIYLQDAFVRREQRSDVLVLGCTHYPLIRPLLRKVVPSDVAIVDSAESTAKALAKKLGIAPPSASAAGATQAAGARAQMAPSAPEPKEGTPDFRFFVTDSVQKFRRLGSGFLGHPVDNVEHVDLGG
- a CDS encoding (R)-mandelonitrile lyase translates to MEIRRAGSQHSAKGPADWFTGSVRIDPLFQAPDPALVQGASVTFEPGARTAWHTHPLGQTLIVTAGVGRVCRWGGSVEEIRPGDVVWFSPGEKHWHGASPTSGMTHIAIQEKNDGKVVDWMEHVSDQQYSG
- a CDS encoding GerMN domain-containing protein, with protein sequence MIPRHLQIMAAILLILAVGLGYYNYRLKHRAERRQPKPALAELPVAPPVSGPTSTATLYVADDKTGLLTRSSVTIPLPPDSSERTQQILRNLLTLYQTAPTTHNIGEGSDVKNVYFVKNGLVVVDFNGAFADKHPSGILAEELTVASIVATLRANNPQVEKVKFLVEGKDRDTLAGHADLATPLDAVNFSQMVKDLQ
- a CDS encoding tautomerase family protein translates to MPHVIVKLWPGKSEAQKTRLAEAITKAVTEILHYGEESVSVAMEEVKAGDWAKKVYLAEVKPNIGTLYKKPGYDESDLP